A portion of the Podospora pseudoanserina strain CBS 124.78 chromosome 2, whole genome shotgun sequence genome contains these proteins:
- a CDS encoding hypothetical protein (EggNog:ENOG503P00Q), translating into MANEQLLDKIRSLSDLELATLLCLVAREHCLIGTLPDYVDELAEELCLVASKTFNLTPAIINCHSHATLDEFATGLLVPQPARGGPPSPTHTRSASPYHLRHEPSSTTGGPSSSGGSYFPSPAPPSRPGAFSPRIGPAAIVPSSPSTTTHQPAQQPQIANFILAKNLHLAPRAVQIQALELLRTRRIFTRTSVQTAPKQFLFIAIIGAPSPTQARVTPHLNDFFYLSHWHDAEKDGLDHLDAELSRPDDNISVASSDSIIKRSSSGLGPLPDHEPAPQPHMTEDDISLLSQLTTLACVDVDVLRYQMNVVSHLRIHRAVVGGVTPQATRCLGYLCKSLAALHGLGFVTASLVGLAVRKVYGHRIVMVGEGGMMERERSVQWGSEGEAVGVVMGGWGVEEVVEDVLGMVGVPA; encoded by the coding sequence ATGGCCAATGAACAACTCCTCGACAAGATCCGGTCTCTCAGCGACCTCGAACTAGCCACTCTCTTGTGTCTTGTCGCCCGCGAACACTGCCTAATAGGCACCCTCCCAGACTATGTCGACGAACTAGCCGAAGAGCTCTGCCTCGTCGCATCCAAaaccttcaacctcacccccgccaTCATTAACTGCCATTCCCACGCCACCCTCGACGAGTTCGCAACCGGACTCCTGGTCCCCCAGCCAGCCCGCGGTGgtcccccatcaccaacccacacCCGCTCTGCCTCCCCCTACCATCTCCGCCATGaaccctcttccaccaccggcggtccctcctcatcagggGGATCCTACTTCCCCAGCCCCGCCCCTCCCTCTCGACCAGGCGCATTCTCCCCCCGAATCGGCCCAGCAGCCatcgtcccctcctccccatcaacaacaacccaccaaccagcccagcaaccccaaaTAGCCAacttcatcctcgccaaaaacCTCCACCTGGCCCCCCGCGCCGTCCAGATCCAAGCCCTCGAACTGCTACGAACCCGAAGAATCTTTACACGAACCTCTGTCCAAACCGCCCCGAAGCAGTTCTTGTTCATCGCCATAATCGgcgccccctccccgacccaaGCGAGGGTGACACCCCATCTAAACGACTTTTTCTACTTGAGTCATTGGCACGACGCGGAAAAAGACGGGCTTGACCACCTCGACGCGGAGCTTTCTCGTCCTGACGACAACATTTCCGTCGCGTCGAGCGATAGCATCATCAAACGGTCGTCATCCGGTCTCGGGCCTTTGCCTGACCACGAACCTGCTCCGCAACCGCATATGACGGAAGACGACATCTCGCTGCTGTCTCAGCTGACGACGCTGGCGTgtgtggatgtggatgtgctGAGGTATCAGATGAATGTGGTGAGCCATTTGAGGATTCacagggcggtggtggggggggtgaCGCCTCAGGCGACGAGGTGTTTGGGGTATTTGTGCAAGAGTTTGGCGGCGCTGcatgggttggggtttgtgaCGGCGAGTTTGGTCGGGTTGGCGGTTAGGAAGGTTTATGGGCATCGGATTGTgatggttggggagggggggatgatggaaagggagaggagtgTGCAGTGGGGGagtgagggggaggcggtgggtgtggtgatgggggggtggggggttgaggaggtggtggaggatgtttTGGGGATGGTTGGGGTTCCTGCTtag
- the GTP14 gene encoding Ypt/Rab-type GTPase Rab7 (COG:U; EggNog:ENOG503NWMV), whose amino-acid sequence MASRKKVLLKVIILGDSGVGKTSLMNQYVNKKFSASYKATIGADFLTREVLVDDRQVTMQLWDTAGQERFQSLGVAFYRGADCCVLVYDVNNSKSFDALDSWRDEFLIQASPRDPDNFPFVVLGNKIDVEESKRVISTKRAMTFCQSKGGIPYFETSAKEAINVEQAFEVIARNALLQEESEEFSGDFQDPINIHIENDRDGCAC is encoded by the exons ATGGCTTCCAGAAAGAAGGTCCTCCTCAAGGTCATCATCCTGGGCGATAGCGGTGTTGGCAAGACGAGTTTGATGAACCAATAT GTCAACAAGAAGTTCAGCGCAAGCTACAAGGCCACTATCGGAGCCGATTTCCTGACACgagaggtgttggtggaCGACCGCCAAGTGACCATGCAGCTGTGGGACACGGCCGGGCAAGAACGGTTCCAGTCGCTGGGTGTGGCCTTTTACAGAGGAGCCGACTGCTGTGTGCTGGTGTACGATGTCAACAACTCCAAGAGCTTTGATGCGCTCGACAGCTGGAGGGACGAGTTTTTGATCCAAGCCTCGCCACGAGACCCGGATAACTTCCcatttgtggtgttgggcaACAAGATCGATGTGGAGGAGAGCAAGAGAGTG ATCTCGACAAAGCGGGCCATGACCTTTTGCCAGTCCAAGGGTGGTATCCCATACTTTGAGACCTCTGCCaaggaggccatcaacgTTGAGCAGGCTTTTGAGG TTATCGCGAGGAATGCGCTCCTCCAGGAAGAGTCGGAAGAGTTCAGCGGCGATTTTCAGgaccccatcaacatccataTTGAGAACGACCGGGACGGGTGCGCGTGCTAG